CGAAGAACTGGATGCAAAGCAAATCTTCGTCGGACGGACCGGGGGGTCGTCCAATCTCACCAGCCGCCTTTTCGGCTCGGTTCAGATGGCTTTGGTTCAGGCGGCGCCCGTGGCCGTCACCGTGGTGCCGTAACGGCCACCTCCACCATACAGCCATCAGTACGAAGAAAGAGATAGGGGTATTTCTTTATGACACGTTTTCTGGCACTGGCGCTGGCCATGCTTAGCATGGTGACCGGCACCGCCGCCCATGCGCAGGAGCAGGGCATCGACGCCGCCATCAATGACTGGATTTCTCCGGTATCCAATGCCGTGGTCTCCGTCATCTTCTATTCCGTGCCGGTCGCCGGCACACAATTTCCGCTGATCGTCGGCTGGCTTGTCCTGGCCGCCACGGTCTTTACCCTTTACATGGGTTTCATCCAGTTCCGCGGGGTCGGTCACGCCATCGACCTGGTGCGCGGCAAATATTCCGACCCGGACGATGCCGGTGAGGTCTCTCATTTCCAGGCCCTGGCAACCGCTCTTTCCGGTACGGTCGGCCTGGGCAATATCGCAGGCGTTGCCGTTGCGGTGACCATCGGTGGCGCGGGGGCCACCTTCTGGATGATCCTGGCGGGCCTGCTTGGCATGGCCTCCAAATTCACCGAATGCACGCTGGGTGTGAAATACCGCAACGAATATGAAGACGGCACTGTTTCCGGCGGTCCGATGTATTACCTGTCCAAAGGCCTGGCCGAACGGGGGAAAACCGGCCTGGGCAAGGTGCTCGCAGTGGGCTTTGCCATCTGCTGTATCGGCGGCGCAATGGGCGGCGGCAATATGTTCCAGGCAAATCAGGCCTATCTGCAGTTCGTCAACGTGACCGGCGGCGAGGCAAGCCTGTTCTTCGGGCGCGGCTGGCTGTTCGGCCTGATCATGGCGGCTGTTGTCGGCCTGGTCATCATCGGCGGCCTCAAATCCATCGCACGCGTGACGGAAAAGATCGTCCCCTTCATGGGCGTTCTCTATGTGCTGGCAGCCGTAGTCATCATCGCCATGAACTTTGACCAGATCGGCGCTGCTTTCCATCAGATCATCGACGGCGCCTTCACCGGCGAAGGCATTGCCGGTGGCATGGTTGGCGCATTGATCCAGGGCTTCAAACGCGCCGCCTTCTCCAACGAGGCAGGCATCGGGTCGGCCGCCATCGCGCATTCCGCCGTCCGCACCAAGGAACCCGTGACCGAAGGCTTCGTCGGCCTGCTTGAACCCTTTGTCGACACTGTCGTCGTCTGCACCATGACGGCCCTCGTCATTGTGATCACCGGCGCATTGGGCACCGAAGGCGTGTCCGGCGTGGCGCTAACGTCGCTGGCCTTTGAAAGTGTAAATGGCTGGTTCCCGTATATCCTGGCACTGGCGGTCATTCTTTTCGCCTTCTCCACCATGATTTCCTGGTCCTACTACGGCCTGAAGGCCTGGACCTATCTGTTCGGGGAAACGAAAGGTTCCGCCCTTGTCTTCAAGCTGCTGTTCTGTATCTTCGTCGTGATCGGCTCTTCCATGAGCCTGGGTCCGGTGATCGACTTTTCAGACAGCATGATTTTCGCCATGGGCATTTTCAACATCATCGGCCTCTATCTGCTGATGCCGGTGGTGAAGCGGGAACTGACCGGCTATATGCGCCGCGTCAAATCCGGTGAGATCAGGCAATACGCAAAAGCCTGAGAGTAACGCCTTGATACAAAGGGAAAAGGCCCGAAACAATGTCGGGCCTTTTTTTTATTGATTACTTGCACCTAATGCGTCGTCGGCGCTTCATTGATGACAACCTGCGGCTCTGTATATTCCTCGTCAGGCTTCATATTCTGCTTTTCCAACAGCAGTACCTTGGGAATATGCATATGTGCGGCCAGTTCGTTATATTCTTCGATCAGCTCCGACGCTTTACGATGAATCTGGCGCATATACCCCATGGGATTGCGCAGTTCCCAATGTTCCGGCGACCAGATCATGCGGCCCTTGGACTGCATATGCCTCAGATAGCTGGGTGACGCCCAAATCTCGCCGGATTCCTGTGATTCATGGTAGAACCACAAGCCTTCCTCTTCCGCCTTTTTATACAGGGGCTCTAGGCTCATCATGATGGCTTGTGCCTGGATGTCCTTACTCATGGCCGTCCTCCGCTGTTCATGCCGGAAACTATATTTTCGATTATCCAACGAAATGATTCACATGTAAATTCCATAGATCACTACATATGTATTTTTTCGATACGCCTTCAAAATTAAGTCTCAGACCTAACGCAGTAACATCAGAGGCTAATCCTGCCCTACTACGAACGCAGTCATGTCGAAAATTCTCTCGCTCAATTGACTGCCAATCCTCTCATAGCCCTACCCTCCAAGGTCCGGTTCGGTTAAAATTGCGACCTTAAGTATTTTGTAACAGGTACCATAATGAAGCGTCTCATTCCGCTGTTTGTATCGACAGTCCTGGCAGCCACGCCCCTCACCGCACGGGCCGACCAGAACGGTGTCGCGGTGATCATCGGGAACGGGACATATGAAAACGGTATCCCCGGCGTGGATTTTGCCGATCGTGACGCAGAAGCAATGCACCG
The Aestuariispira ectoiniformans genome window above contains:
- a CDS encoding alanine/glycine:cation symporter family protein, which produces MTRFLALALAMLSMVTGTAAHAQEQGIDAAINDWISPVSNAVVSVIFYSVPVAGTQFPLIVGWLVLAATVFTLYMGFIQFRGVGHAIDLVRGKYSDPDDAGEVSHFQALATALSGTVGLGNIAGVAVAVTIGGAGATFWMILAGLLGMASKFTECTLGVKYRNEYEDGTVSGGPMYYLSKGLAERGKTGLGKVLAVGFAICCIGGAMGGGNMFQANQAYLQFVNVTGGEASLFFGRGWLFGLIMAAVVGLVIIGGLKSIARVTEKIVPFMGVLYVLAAVVIIAMNFDQIGAAFHQIIDGAFTGEGIAGGMVGALIQGFKRAAFSNEAGIGSAAIAHSAVRTKEPVTEGFVGLLEPFVDTVVVCTMTALVIVITGALGTEGVSGVALTSLAFESVNGWFPYILALAVILFAFSTMISWSYYGLKAWTYLFGETKGSALVFKLLFCIFVVIGSSMSLGPVIDFSDSMIFAMGIFNIIGLYLLMPVVKRELTGYMRRVKSGEIRQYAKA